GGCCAGCAGATCAATCGCGATATTTCGTGTCTGCTGCCGGATTTTTCCAAGCTGATGCCGGGCGTCAATCTTGACGATGTGGACTGGAAAAGCATCTGTGCGCGGCGCTTCTTCTATAACTCCACCCTGTGGTTTGATCCCAGGGATCCCGATAGCTGGAAGTTTGGCGAAGAAGGCAGTCCTGACGACTGGGCCATGCCCGAAGGGGGTTCCTGGGGCGGTGAAGGCAACGAGCCCAACTGGAAAAACCCGGATAGCCCGGCTGAACAGCGGCTTTATTTTGCCGCCCGGTCCGCCGCGCGCAAGGCAACGGAAGAGCGTCGGGCGCAAATGGCGCGTGAGGCGATCAATACCGGTCTCGCCCAAGCCGACCGCACCTCGACCGAGTTGGCCGAGATCAACCAGGACATCATTGAAGAACTGGAATCACAAAGTGATCAGGCGATTGATGTAAAAACACTGCTTGCCACCCTGCTCAAAGCCTCCCTGCATCAAAGCCGTATTCAGGTGCAGCAGCAACAGCAAATGGCGCAGCTGATCCGCATTCAATCCAACATGTTGCTGCAGTTCCGTCCCGCCGGGGATGGCGGCGAACAGGAAGGAGGCGATGAATGAGGATCGCCTCTTTAAACAGTCTATTTTGTGCGCTGAATTCCTTGAAATTTCTTGGTATCGGCAGCCACCAATTCATCTGTACGCCAATCGGGCAGATCGAAACAATTATGCGTAAAAATGTTACGTTTAATTGTTGCACTACACGTCAGGCTTTTGGGAGCCACATTACCGGCAGCATTATTGAAAGAGCCATAAGCTCTTCCCGGCTGAATTTCTACAGCGGGTACCCAAACGCCATTATACGCCAAGTCCAGGTCATGCCCTTGCATAACCTCTTTGGCATTTGGCAGTTGCTCAATACGGGCAAGAACCTCCTCACGGGTACCATCAAAGACGCCCTTTTTCTGGGCTGCTTCATATTGCGTTCCCACACGAGCCCACTCTGCTTCCAACTGATCCCGTGTTTGCAAGTCAGTCCAAGTCTTTTTCGCATACGCAAAGTCAAAGAACTCGCTCTGCTTTGCGCATTTGTTGCACGCGGCATGTGCCGTGCTGGAAAAAGGCAGACACAGCATGGCTATTAACAATACCCCAGCAGAAACCGCCATCAGCTGCCTCATGTGCGATCCAATGCAGCGATATCTGGATGCCGCCGCCGGATATACCGATGCTTTAAGCAATGTGCTGACCACACCGATGGCAGTCATCTTTGGTTCTGTCGTCGCCATTTGGTTTATCGTCCACGGTATCAAGATGGTGATGGCTAAGTCCGATCTGCGAGGATTCTCGCATGAGTTGTTCTTCATCACAATAGGCGCGGGCCTTTTATCTGGCCAGGGCGCTATCCTCGTCAATCTGATCTACAACACTTCCCTTGCCACAATGGGGGGCGCTGCCAGCGTCGTGCTTGAAGCCGCTGCAACTGCAGGCGGTGAAACCAACAATCTGATCAGCCAAGCGGGTAAAGATTATGTCGGCATGACCCAACTGGTCTATGTCGCCGAAATCGGCTTTCGGGCCGTGCTTGGTATGGCCTTTGAAGTCTGGTCCGAGTTTTCGCTCGGCAATCTGATGGCCGGTGTTTATGGCGTTTTGATCGCCATTCCCTGGCTGCTCCTGATGATAATCTATTTCAGTCAGATCGCGGTCAGCATTTTCCGCGTCATGATGCTGGCCGCCCTCTCCCCCTATCTGATGATGGGCATCGGATTTGGCTGGAGCCAGGGCATGGTCATCCAGGCGCTCAAGTCACTGCTGGCCGCCTATATGGTGCTGTTTGGCGCCACCCTGGCCATCGGCCTGGTGCTCTATGCCGTCGCAGCCCTTAATCTTGACGGCTATGTCGATGCCTCGGGCGACCTTGAAGACATGAAGGTCATTGTCCCGGTAGTGCTGGGCTGGATGGGCTTTGCCTTTGTCACCGAGGCCACCGGCATGGCCAATTCCATCACCCAGTCGCAATTCACCAATTCTGCCGTGGCCGCCCTGACCGGTGGGGCACTTGCGACCGGCATGTCGATTTTCAAAAACGTCAAAAGCGGTCGCCTGCTTAATGCGGCACGCGGGGCCAGTGGCGCTGCCGCCAATGCCTTTGGCGCGGGCCAGTCCTTTTTCTCCGATCCCAAAGGCTCGGCTGACTCCTTTGCCGACCGGTTCAATGCCCATCGCGAACGGGTCGCCGAACGTCTCAAAAATCCAACATCACACAAAGGGTCCGGCAAATGACCATGCAAATCCTCCTGCGCCAATGCGGCCAGCGTGCCCGTCAAACCCTGCTGTTTTTGGCAAGCCTTCTCAAAAGCTACTGCCTGCTCGGACTGATCAGCTTTCACGTCATCCTGATCTGGTGGGCGGTTTTTGAGCCCGACATCCTGATCCAGACGATCAAGGCCTTGCAGGTCATTACCCCTGACCAGCTTTCCGGGATCATGCGCACCGCGCTTGCGATCTGGACGCAACTTTTTGTCCTCGGCCTTCTCTTCCTGCTGCTGCTGGGCGTGCTCCCCTTCTGGCCCGCACGCCCCAGCCGTCATTCAGACCCTCTTTCCGAGAACACCCCGAAATCCACAGGAGCCCCGCAATGAAACGCTTTCGCCCGATCCGTCTTGTCTGTTTTGTCACTGTCACCGCTTTGCTGGCAGGCTGTGCCTTTGATGACATCGAACTGCCCAAGGATGGCACCGGTGTCGATAAACTCAAGGAAAGCCCCTGTGTCTGTGATCCCGTCGAGTTCAATAGCGAGGGATACACATGGCGCGGCTAACCCTGAAGCGAAAGCGCAAGGACGCCCCGCCCCTTCCCAAAGGGCGTCATGCCAGCATCGCGGAAAACGACCCATACGGCTTTCAGGCCAGCCATCGCCGTCTCGCCTGGATGTGCCGCATGCTGACCGCCTCGGTCGTGGTGCTGGGTGCTGGCCAGGTGGTGTCATTGCAAACCATCTCGGCCCTGGTGCCGCTCAAGGAAAAGGAATTTGTCTTTGTCCGTACCTATGGCGCGGATGATCGCACCTATCAGATCGAACCGATCTCAAAGCAGGTCGATGGTTTTGATCTGTTCCTTGAAGCAACCGCCCGGCGCTTTATTCGCATTCTGCTGGCGATTGATCCTGTCACCCAGGAAGAACGGCTGCGCGAAGCCTCCAAGCTGTCGTCATTGGCCTATTGGGAACAGTTTCGCAAGGAACGGATTGCCACTGGCGAGTTGCGCGATGCACTGGATCGCGGGGTGGTGCGCAAGATCGATGTTGAGACCATCAACCGGGTGGCCAGCCTGACCGATGATTACAAGTTCGCCATCGATTTCATCCAGACCGACACGATCAATGGCCGCCCGCTGGGCCAGCCGCAGCGCCTGCGCGCTTACCTCTCGCTGATCACGCGCCCGCAACAGGATGTGCCGGTCGCAGAAAAATACACCAATCCCTTCGGCCTTACCGTGACCGGACTGGTCTTGCGCAAACGCAACCCGTCCGGCGCAGGAGAATAATTTTCATGAAAAACCGTCTTCGCAAATTCGCCTGGACTGTGGCACTGGCCACCCTGCTGGTTGCACTGGCTGCCGTTTTTGTCATCCATAATGCGCGCGCCCAAACCGCCGCGTTTACCTCCGGCCGGCCGCCCATGCCGGGACAGCGGCAAAATGGCAACAGCCAGGCCAATTCCGCAAATGCTGGCAACCAGCCAACAGATGCCGCCACACCGGCCAATCCGGCCCCGAAAGTGCCGACCATGCCGGTCCCTGATTCTGTCGTCAAACAGGCCAAGGACCAGGCCGAGGGCCGCTTTGGTCCCATGGTCCGCCCGCGTACCAGCGGCCAGATCCAGGATGCCTGGGATTATGCCGAGAAGAATGACGGGGTTTATGTCACCGATATGTGTGAAACCTGCACCTATCGGGTGCGGACCCGGGAATATCTCGTCACCCTGATCGAACTTCCGGCCGGTGAGGAAATCACCCGTATTGATGTCGGTGATCCGCGCAGCTGGTCGGTCAATAAACGCGATGAACGGCGCATTGCCATTCGTCCGGCCAGTTACGGCTATGACACCTCCATGATTGTTTATGGCGGGTCGGGCCATGTCTATCCCTTCTATCTGCGGGCAGAAGGGGTCAATTCCATCAATATGCCCGACCTTCTGGTGCGCCTGAAAGGCTCGGTCACAACCCGTGACGACATGACCGTGGCCATGGTCCGCCCGCAGCAACGCCTGCGCTATGGCAGCGGGGTACAGCAGACCAGATTGCAAAACGAAGCCGGGATTATCCTGCCTGATCCTGTCACCGGTCAATATCACGACATTCAGGAAATCCCGCTTGATAACCAGGGCAACCCGATCCAGTTGACCGGTCCCGATGGCACACCGCTTGAAAGCGACTATCAACCCCGTGTCACCGGCTATTACCAGGGCCGCCCGATCATTGAAAACATGCCAACCGGCACGGCTGACGCCCCTGGCAGCACCACCCGCCCCGATCTGGTCGCCGGACGGTTCGATCGCAACGGCAATCTAGTTGCCCCGCTTAACTATGATGGCAGCATGCCGGTTTTTAGCGATGAAACCGGCCAGATCATTACCCGGCAAACGGCTAATGGGGATGGAACGGCAGGTGAAACGACAGGCCAGACAACAGGCAATGCCGCGACTGGCAAAACCAGCTCCGGCGTCACAATCACCCGTACCAAAAACGGCATCGTTACCGGCCAGGGGCGCAGCTACAGCAATCAGCCGGTCGCCCGGATCGATACATCAGACACGGTATCGAACACACCGGACAACACTGCTTCAGGAACAGTCGCCAAATCTGCAACAAGCAATCCTGCAGGCGCTGACGACAGCGAGATGGCGAAAGCCGTTCATGATCTCAGTGATACCGATCCTGGCACGCCGAAGGACGATTTTATTGCCGATGCCGGCTTTGATCCCAACAAGCTGCGCGGCTGGGGGGATTATGACCTGTGGGGCGATGATGAACTGCGCCCGATCACGGTGTTTCGCGATGACTATTTTACCTATATCCGCTTTGGCGAGCGCTGGAAGGATCTTGAACTGCCGACCGCCTATGTCGTGGTCGATGGGTTGGACGAGCTGGTCAATACCCGCATCCAGGGTCACACCTATATTGTCGAAAGCACCCAGCGCCTGATCTCGCTTAAAAGCGGCAAGAAGTTCCTCTGCATTGAATATGAGGGGGACTGATGAGCACGGCATTTTGTGACATTGCCCTGGTACTCGGCCTGACCTTTGGTGGCACCTGTGCGGATCCGGGCGCGCTCAAAGCCCCGCCGCAACTTCCGGCGGATGACAAAACCGTGTG
This genomic window from Thalassospira marina contains:
- a CDS encoding TrbG/VirB9 family P-type conjugative transfer protein, with product MKNRLRKFAWTVALATLLVALAAVFVIHNARAQTAAFTSGRPPMPGQRQNGNSQANSANAGNQPTDAATPANPAPKVPTMPVPDSVVKQAKDQAEGRFGPMVRPRTSGQIQDAWDYAEKNDGVYVTDMCETCTYRVRTREYLVTLIELPAGEEITRIDVGDPRSWSVNKRDERRIAIRPASYGYDTSMIVYGGSGHVYPFYLRAEGVNSINMPDLLVRLKGSVTTRDDMTVAMVRPQQRLRYGSGVQQTRLQNEAGIILPDPVTGQYHDIQEIPLDNQGNPIQLTGPDGTPLESDYQPRVTGYYQGRPIIENMPTGTADAPGSTTRPDLVAGRFDRNGNLVAPLNYDGSMPVFSDETGQIITRQTANGDGTAGETTGQTTGNAATGKTSSGVTITRTKNGIVTGQGRSYSNQPVARIDTSDTVSNTPDNTASGTVAKSATSNPAGADDSEMAKAVHDLSDTDPGTPKDDFIADAGFDPNKLRGWGDYDLWGDDELRPITVFRDDYFTYIRFGERWKDLELPTAYVVVDGLDELVNTRIQGHTYIVESTQRLISLKSGKKFLCIEYEGD
- a CDS encoding VirB8/TrbF family protein, whose translation is MARLTLKRKRKDAPPLPKGRHASIAENDPYGFQASHRRLAWMCRMLTASVVVLGAGQVVSLQTISALVPLKEKEFVFVRTYGADDRTYQIEPISKQVDGFDLFLEATARRFIRILLAIDPVTQEERLREASKLSSLAYWEQFRKERIATGELRDALDRGVVRKIDVETINRVASLTDDYKFAIDFIQTDTINGRPLGQPQRLRAYLSLITRPQQDVPVAEKYTNPFGLTVTGLVLRKRNPSGAGE